GGCCGGCACAATACGGCCCGCATCCCTCGCACGCCGCATCCTGCGGACCAGCACCACCGCCAGAACCACGCCAGCCAACACCAACACGCCGGCACCCGCCAGCACCACGGGAACCACCCACGACGGCACCACGGACGAACCCGAAGCATCCGACGCCATATCCCCGGCGACCTTCCCATCCTCCTCATCGGCCGTGGCCGTCGCGGAATACTTCATGCAATCGCTCCCGCCGTCCGCACGGCACGACTCCACCTTCTCCCACGCGGCCTGCTGACGCTGCAGCTCACGACCCACCAAAGCCGTATCGGGCGTGTACATGACCGTGTCGCCATCAGGCGAGAACTCCCCCGTATCCGCAACCCCATGCTCGCCCAGCGGGGACGGATACTCGTACATGCCCTTGGTCTCCTCATGCTCCCCGCTCGTCTTCACGGCCCACTCCAGAAGCGGATTCACATCCGGGTACTGGGCCGGATCGACCGACAGCAACTTGCCTGGATCCACGATCCCGAAACCACGCTTGTGTTCCGGATCCAGTTTCGGCCCGCTCGACGCGTTCCCCTTCGTGTTGCGAATCAGGGACTGCAGGATCTGGTTGCCCGTCGCATCCGGCCACCGCTGCATCACGAGCGCGAGATACGCGCTCAGATTCGCCGCCGCGGTCGACGTGCCGCCGCCAGTCAAATCCATCTCACGCGAATCCGTGCTTCGGTAGGACGGCACGCCCACGCCCGGACTCAGCACCGACACGTTCCCGTCCATCACATCCGACGACTCCTGCAGATTCCCCGCCGAATCCACCGCGTTCACCGTCACCTCACCGGGGAAATAGTTGTTCATCCCCGGCTCGCCGACCAGGTCGTACATGCCGGCCCTGACAGAGTTGTCCCTCGCCGAGACCACCACCACGCCGTGACGCAGCGCGTACAGGATGTC
This window of the Bifidobacterium pseudocatenulatum DSM 20438 = JCM 1200 = LMG 10505 genome carries:
- a CDS encoding S8 family peptidase — translated: MTRDLCASHVRKVRGVVSALVAVLACVGLCVPSAVASDGVDWRIDDMGVRDAWAQGITGKGVKVAVLDDPIVSDYPALAGADVSYKLMTESNQPCHRKSDPSQTTSADDPTLDSSSGFVITHGTSVVSLIVGNGNGWDGGAGIQGIAPGASVTAYMVFYQREGRLGGGADICVDDAGKGVDLDKPSIRDAVSSGARIINMSYVDDIGDPSGVRDDILYALRHGVVVVSARDNSVRAGMYDLVGEPGMNNYFPGEVTVNAVDSAGNLQESSDVMDGNVSVLSPGVGVPSYRSTDSREMDLTGGGTSTAAANLSAYLALVMQRWPDATGNQILQSLIRNTKGNASSGPKLDPEHKRGFGIVDPGKLLSVDPAQYPDVNPLLEWAVKTSGEHEETKGMYEYPSPLGEHGVADTGEFSPDGDTVMYTPDTALVGRELQRQQAAWEKVESCRADGGSDCMKYSATATADEEDGKVAGDMASDASGSSVVPSWVVPVVLAGAGVLVLAGVVLAVVLVRRMRRARDAGRIVPAGPVGGSGVPPVPYGVAPPYVGPAARSAPVTGSYPNAGAPAGYTYPPTQAGNGQVGQHVPQPPLPPRQ